In Carya illinoinensis cultivar Pawnee chromosome 6, C.illinoinensisPawnee_v1, whole genome shotgun sequence, a single genomic region encodes these proteins:
- the LOC122312426 gene encoding uncharacterized protein LOC122312426 isoform X2 encodes MGGGGGVGGDIYWGRKEETESRGITVIFAWASIQERHLKSYIDLYASLGWNCLVCHADFLNAFYPEKAMSLAFLVINELVEELRIRPCPIIFVALSGSPKACMYKIFQVIDGTCGERYPNFSAPFLIICSEKDDLAPYQMICNFAQHLQDLGGDVKLVKLNGSPHMGHYKHNPIQYRAAVSSMLDQAALVYSQKIRLLGERTSMEGMHDEISELICDLQNAAVTSNQSLTRVALGPSDHFFLPSSAEHHYGRDSPSLQDEQKERSISLPNPSSINAHSVLGQILFDVCVPKNVEGWDIKFGGSLNGQPFASVCRPSPFHGIKCIRRSRL; translated from the exons atggggggtggtggtggagTTGGGGGTGATATCTATTGGGGAAGAAAGGAGGAAACTGAGTCTAGAGGAATCACCGTGATCTTCGCTTGGGCTTCGATTCAAGAGCGGCACTTGAAGAGCTACATCGATTTGTACGCATCCCTCGGATGGAATTGCCTCGTCTGTCATGCCGATTTTCTCAACGC ATTTTATCCTGAGAAGGCCATGTCTTTGGCATTTCTTGTTATCAATGAGCTTGTTGAG GAGCTAAGGATTAGGCCATGTCCTATAATATTTGTAGCGCTTTCTGGTAGTCCTAAAGCTTGCATGTACAAGATTTTTCAG GTTATTGATGGAACATGTGGAGAGAGGTATCCG AATTTTAGCGCTCCTTTTCTCATTATTTGCTCAGAAAAGGATGACCTTGCACCTTACCAAATGATCTGCAATTTTGCTCAACATTTACAAGATCTTGGGGGTGATGTTAAGCTTGTTAAATTGAATGGCTCCCCTCACATGG GTCATTACAAGCATAATCCAATCCAGTATAGGGCTGCTGTGTCCAGTATGCTTGACCAGGCAGCTTTGGTTTATTCCCAAAAGATTCGACTACTGGGAGAAAGAACTAGCATGGAAGGCATGCATGATGAGATATCTGAGCTAATCTGTGACCTCCAGAATGCAGCTGTTACCTCAAACCAGAGCCTCACAAGAGTTGCACTAGGGCCAAGTGACCACTTCTTTTTGCCAAGTTCAGCAGAACATCACTATGGTAGAGATTCTCCATCTCTACAAGACGAACAAAAAGAAAGATCAATTTCTTTGCCTAACCCGTCAAGCATCAATGCACATAGTGTGCTTGGCCAAATCCTCTTTGATGTTTGTGTTCCCAAGAACGTCGAAGGTTGGGATATAAAATTTGGTGGCTCTCTGAACGGGCAGCCATTTGCTTCTGTTTGTAGACCATCCCCTTTCCATGGAATTAAATGCATTCGTCGGTCAAGACTTTAA
- the LOC122312426 gene encoding uncharacterized protein LOC122312426 isoform X1, with the protein MGGGGGVGGDIYWGRKEETESRGITVIFAWASIQERHLKSYIDLYASLGWNCLVCHADFLNAFYPEKAMSLAFLVINELVEELRIRPCPIIFVALSGSPKACMYKIFQVIDGTCGERYPGEYQLIRNCVSGHIYDSSPVDLTSDLGARFTLHPSLRRMPGSSKIFSWLAKGITSGLDALYLTRFESQCVEYWQALYSSVNFSAPFLIICSEKDDLAPYQMICNFAQHLQDLGGDVKLVKLNGSPHMGHYKHNPIQYRAAVSSMLDQAALVYSQKIRLLGERTSMEGMHDEISELICDLQNAAVTSNQSLTRVALGPSDHFFLPSSAEHHYGRDSPSLQDEQKERSISLPNPSSINAHSVLGQILFDVCVPKNVEGWDIKFGGSLNGQPFASVCRPSPFHGIKCIRRSRL; encoded by the exons atggggggtggtggtggagTTGGGGGTGATATCTATTGGGGAAGAAAGGAGGAAACTGAGTCTAGAGGAATCACCGTGATCTTCGCTTGGGCTTCGATTCAAGAGCGGCACTTGAAGAGCTACATCGATTTGTACGCATCCCTCGGATGGAATTGCCTCGTCTGTCATGCCGATTTTCTCAACGC ATTTTATCCTGAGAAGGCCATGTCTTTGGCATTTCTTGTTATCAATGAGCTTGTTGAG GAGCTAAGGATTAGGCCATGTCCTATAATATTTGTAGCGCTTTCTGGTAGTCCTAAAGCTTGCATGTACAAGATTTTTCAG GTTATTGATGGAACATGTGGAGAGAGGTATCCG GGAGAGTATCAGTTGATCAGAAATTGCGTTTCTGGCCACATCTATGATTCTAGTCCAGTagatcttacaagtgatttggGTGCACGATTCACACTACACCCCTCTCTTAGGAGAATGCCTGGATCATCGAAAATTTTTTCTTGGTTGGCGAAGGGCATTACTTCTGGTTTGGATGCATTATATCTTACTAGATTTGAATCCCAATGCGTTGAGTATTGGCAGGCTTTGTACTCCTCTGTT AATTTTAGCGCTCCTTTTCTCATTATTTGCTCAGAAAAGGATGACCTTGCACCTTACCAAATGATCTGCAATTTTGCTCAACATTTACAAGATCTTGGGGGTGATGTTAAGCTTGTTAAATTGAATGGCTCCCCTCACATGG GTCATTACAAGCATAATCCAATCCAGTATAGGGCTGCTGTGTCCAGTATGCTTGACCAGGCAGCTTTGGTTTATTCCCAAAAGATTCGACTACTGGGAGAAAGAACTAGCATGGAAGGCATGCATGATGAGATATCTGAGCTAATCTGTGACCTCCAGAATGCAGCTGTTACCTCAAACCAGAGCCTCACAAGAGTTGCACTAGGGCCAAGTGACCACTTCTTTTTGCCAAGTTCAGCAGAACATCACTATGGTAGAGATTCTCCATCTCTACAAGACGAACAAAAAGAAAGATCAATTTCTTTGCCTAACCCGTCAAGCATCAATGCACATAGTGTGCTTGGCCAAATCCTCTTTGATGTTTGTGTTCCCAAGAACGTCGAAGGTTGGGATATAAAATTTGGTGGCTCTCTGAACGGGCAGCCATTTGCTTCTGTTTGTAGACCATCCCCTTTCCATGGAATTAAATGCATTCGTCGGTCAAGACTTTAA
- the LOC122312427 gene encoding B3 domain-containing protein At3g19184-like isoform X1, producing MVVEAKRSYEECRRQRLEENRKRMEELNLGRLAQALKASSPKPSPMKQAKRPTQPVDPSSVRVRRSSRVASKPPPNYKEVPIEPWGRAGRPRRSYQRRDLLNRFYASDEARQDAIERAEQVELGLGSDFPTFLKPMLQSHVTGGFWLGLPVQFCKMHLPHKDEMITLVDEDGNEFPTKYLAKKPGLSGGWRGFAIDHQLVDGDALVFQLIKPTTFKVFIIRVSELTDNEENDTNSDVSPLDRSTKRIKPSTK from the exons ATGGTGGTCGAAGCGAAGCGAAGCTATGAGGAATGCCGCCGACAGAGGCTGGAAGAGAACAGGAAGCGAATGGAAGAGCTCAATCTGGGCAGGCTCGCCCAAGCTCTCAAGGCCTCCAGCCCTAAACCCTCTCCG ATGAAGCAGGCGAAGCGACCTACGCAGCCTGTGGACCCCTCTTCCGTGCGGGTGAGAAGATCGAGCCGCGTCGCTAGCAAGCCCCCTCCCAACTACAAGGAa GTCCCAATTGAACCTTGGGGGAGGGCTGGGAGGCCCAGAAG GAGCTACCAACGAAGAGATCTGTTGAATAGATTTTATGCTTCAGATGAAGCACGGCAAGATGCAATTGAGAGAGCAGAACAAGTTGAATTGGGCCTGGGATCTGACTTCCCCACTTTTCTGAAGCCCATGCTCCAGTCACATGTCACTGGTGGATTTTGGCTG GGCCTGCCTGTCCAGTTCTGCAAGATGCATCTTCCCCACAAGGATGAAATGATTACTTTAGTAGATGAGGATGGCAATGAGTTTCCAACAAAATATCTTGCTAAAAAGCCTGGTCTTAGTGGTGGTTGGAGAGGGTTTGCTATTGATCATCAGCTAGTTGATGGGGATGCATTGGTGTTTCAGTTAATTAAGCCTACCACGTTCAAG GTGTTCATTATTAGGGTATCTGAGTTAACAGATAATGAAGAAAATGACACGAACTCAGATGTCTCGCCCTTGGACAGGAGTACCAAAAGAATCAAACCCA GCACAAAGTAG
- the LOC122312427 gene encoding B3 domain-containing protein At3g19184-like isoform X2 translates to MKQAKRPTQPVDPSSVRVRRSSRVASKPPPNYKEVPIEPWGRAGRPRRSYQRRDLLNRFYASDEARQDAIERAEQVELGLGSDFPTFLKPMLQSHVTGGFWLGLPVQFCKMHLPHKDEMITLVDEDGNEFPTKYLAKKPGLSGGWRGFAIDHQLVDGDALVFQLIKPTTFKVFIIRVSELTDNEENDTNSDVSPLDRSTKRIKPSTK, encoded by the exons ATGAAGCAGGCGAAGCGACCTACGCAGCCTGTGGACCCCTCTTCCGTGCGGGTGAGAAGATCGAGCCGCGTCGCTAGCAAGCCCCCTCCCAACTACAAGGAa GTCCCAATTGAACCTTGGGGGAGGGCTGGGAGGCCCAGAAG GAGCTACCAACGAAGAGATCTGTTGAATAGATTTTATGCTTCAGATGAAGCACGGCAAGATGCAATTGAGAGAGCAGAACAAGTTGAATTGGGCCTGGGATCTGACTTCCCCACTTTTCTGAAGCCCATGCTCCAGTCACATGTCACTGGTGGATTTTGGCTG GGCCTGCCTGTCCAGTTCTGCAAGATGCATCTTCCCCACAAGGATGAAATGATTACTTTAGTAGATGAGGATGGCAATGAGTTTCCAACAAAATATCTTGCTAAAAAGCCTGGTCTTAGTGGTGGTTGGAGAGGGTTTGCTATTGATCATCAGCTAGTTGATGGGGATGCATTGGTGTTTCAGTTAATTAAGCCTACCACGTTCAAG GTGTTCATTATTAGGGTATCTGAGTTAACAGATAATGAAGAAAATGACACGAACTCAGATGTCTCGCCCTTGGACAGGAGTACCAAAAGAATCAAACCCA GCACAAAGTAG